A stretch of Vulpes lagopus strain Blue_001 chromosome 20, ASM1834538v1, whole genome shotgun sequence DNA encodes these proteins:
- the LOC121479533 gene encoding keratin-associated protein 11-1, which translates to MSFNCSPRNCSSRPIGGHCTVPVAPAATASTHDADCLSGIYLPSSFHTGSWLLDHCQGTTCESAVCQPTCYQPNSCSSSSGQVTCSRQTTCVSNPCSTTYSRPVTFVSRGCQPVGGISTVCQPVGGVSTVCQPACGVSRTYQRSCMSSCRRTC; encoded by the coding sequence ATGTCCTTCAACTGTTCCCCAAGGAACTGCTCTTCCAGGCCGATTGGAGGACACTGCACTGTCCCAGTAGCTCCAGCTGCCACAGCTTCTACCCATGATGCTGACTGCCTGAGTGGCATCTATTTGCCCAGTTCCTTCCAcactggctcctggctcctggacCACTGTCAGGGGACTACCTGTGAGTCTGCTGTTTGCCAGCCAACCTGTTACCAGCCAAATTCCTGCAGCTCCAGCTCTGGACAGGTGACCTGCTCTCGACAAACCACCTGTGTCTCCAATCCCTGCTCAACTACCTATAGCCGACCAGTCACCTTTGTCTCCAGGGGCTGTCAGCCCGTGGGTGGCATCTCTACTGTGTGCCAACCAGTGGGAGGAGTCTCCACTGTCTGCCAACCAGCCTGCGGGGTCTCCAGGACATACCAGCGGTCCTGCATGTCCAGCTGTCGAAGAACTTGCTAA